A single genomic interval of Eurosta solidaginis isolate ZX-2024a chromosome 3, ASM4086904v1, whole genome shotgun sequence harbors:
- the Ppcdc gene encoding phosphopantothenoylcysteine decarboxylase, whose product MKPQKNILIGVTGSVAAIKLAMLIEKIQEYEQDYTIDIKVIPTQHARHFFESTLLPAKVKILIDAAEWSMWQRRGDPILHIDLGKWADILLIAPLSANTLAKISAGICDNLLTCVVRAWDLHKPLLFCPAMNTRMYDHPLTDEQISKLKSWGYIEIPCISKTLMCGDTGKGAMAEVSTIVERLKPFLEKS is encoded by the exons ATGAAGCCACAGAAGAATATATTAATTGGTGTTACAGGAAGTGTGGCTGCCATTAAATTAGCAATGTTAATTGAAAAGATACAAGAATACGAGCAAGACTATACCATTGAT ATTAAAGTAATACCCACGCAACATGCTAGACATTTCTTCGAGAGTACACTTTTGCCCgcaaaagtaaaaatattgatCGATGCAGCAGAATGGTCAATGTGGCAAAGAAGAGGCGACCCAATATTGCATATAGATTTGGGTAAATGGGCAGATATTTTACTCATTGCTCCATTAAGTGCAAATACACTGGCAAAAATTTCGGCG GGCATCTGCGATAACTTACTCACATGTGTTGTGCGTGCTTGGGATTTGCATAAGCCGTTACTCTTTTGTCCGGCAATGAACACACGTATGTACGATCATCCTTTAACTGATGAACAAATCAGTAAACTTAAATCATGGGGATATATCGAAATTCCTTGCATATCAAAGACATTAATGTGCGGTGATACAGGCAAGGGTGCAATGGCTGAAGTGTCTACAATCGTTGAACGATTAAAGCCTTTTTTAGAAAAATC ATAA
- the LOC137243937 gene encoding cytochrome c oxidase assembly protein COX19, with protein MNSNTLNQKTFIPTPPEKGSFPLDHDNLCKRYYLLYMRCLRQNNDNNSKCRLEAKEYLGCRMQNNLMEQTQWSKLGFEDDNKKE; from the coding sequence ATGAATTCAAATACGCTTAATCAGAAGACATTCATACCAACACCACCGGAGAAGGGCAGCTTTCCACTTGATCACGACAATCTTTGCAAAAGGTACTATCTCTTGTATATGCGCTGCTTGAGACAGAACAACGATAATAATTCGAAGTGCCGACTAGAAGCTAAAGAATATTTAGGTTGTCGTATGCAAAACAATTTGATGGAGCAGACGCAGTGGTCTAAGTTGGGATTTGAAGACGACAACAAAAAAgagtaa